From a region of the Deinococcus metallilatus genome:
- the paaK gene encoding phenylacetate--CoA ligase PaaK, with product MFRPDREAMPLADLRALQLAQLQAMVARQFEHVPAYRAKFEAAGVTPDDLRTLDDLARFPLTRKSDLRDNYPLGLTAVPREGLRRLHASSGTTGKPTVVAYDENDLGVFAEVVARSLYAAGARPGMTFHNAYGYGLFTGGLGLHGGAERLGLNTVPVSGGGTERQVGLILDLEPEVIACTPSYALVLADAFARQGVRPEDLSLRYAVLGAEPWTEKTRREVEARLGVTATNIYGLSEIIGPGVSNEDAAEQRGSYLWEDHFYPEIVDPETGEVLPDGEYGVLVLSSMTRTAMPVLRYWTGDITRLIAEPNSTGRTFRRMDQIRGRADDLIILRGVNVYPTQLEAVLVGMGQVSPHYHIVLTRTGTRDDLTLRVESEDRAPALRAEIERLIKAQVGVTVACDLCEPGSLPRSEGGKLKRVTDLREEG from the coding sequence ATGTTCCGACCCGACCGTGAAGCGATGCCCCTGGCCGACCTGCGCGCCCTGCAACTCGCGCAACTTCAGGCGATGGTGGCCCGCCAGTTTGAGCACGTCCCCGCCTACCGCGCCAAGTTCGAGGCGGCGGGCGTCACGCCGGACGACCTGCGGACCCTGGACGACCTCGCCCGCTTCCCGCTGACCCGCAAGAGCGACCTGCGCGACAACTATCCCCTGGGCCTGACCGCCGTGCCCCGCGAGGGGCTGCGCCGCCTCCACGCCAGCAGCGGCACCACCGGCAAGCCCACCGTCGTCGCCTACGACGAGAACGACCTCGGCGTGTTCGCGGAGGTCGTGGCCCGCAGCCTGTATGCGGCGGGCGCGCGGCCCGGCATGACCTTTCACAACGCCTACGGGTACGGCCTCTTTACCGGTGGCCTGGGGCTGCACGGCGGGGCCGAGCGGCTGGGCCTCAATACGGTGCCGGTGTCGGGCGGCGGCACCGAGCGGCAGGTGGGGCTGATCCTCGACCTCGAACCGGAAGTGATCGCCTGCACGCCCAGTTATGCGCTGGTGCTGGCCGACGCCTTCGCGCGTCAGGGCGTCCGCCCGGAAGACCTTTCCCTGCGCTACGCCGTGCTGGGCGCCGAACCCTGGACCGAGAAAACTCGCCGCGAGGTCGAGGCCCGCCTGGGCGTGACCGCCACCAACATCTACGGCCTGTCGGAGATCATCGGCCCCGGCGTCAGCAACGAGGACGCGGCCGAGCAGCGGGGCAGTTACCTCTGGGAAGACCACTTCTACCCCGAGATCGTGGACCCCGAGACGGGCGAGGTGCTGCCCGACGGGGAGTACGGCGTGCTGGTCCTCTCGTCCATGACGCGCACCGCCATGCCGGTGTTGCGCTACTGGACCGGCGACATCACCCGGCTGATCGCGGAGCCGAACAGCACCGGGCGCACCTTCCGGCGGATGGATCAGATTCGCGGACGGGCGGACGACCTGATCATCCTGCGCGGCGTGAACGTGTACCCGACGCAACTGGAGGCCGTGCTGGTGGGGATGGGCCAGGTCAGCCCGCACTATCACATCGTCCTGACCCGCACCGGCACCCGCGACGACCTGACCCTGCGCGTGGAGAGCGAGGACCGCGCCCCGGCCCTGCGCGCCGAGATCGAGCGGCTGATCAAGGCGCAGGTCGGCGTGACGGTCGCCTGCGACCTGTGCGAACCCGGCAGCCTCCCCCGCAGCGAGGGCGGCAAGCTCAAGCGGGTGACGGACCTGCGGGAGGAGGGGTAA
- a CDS encoding FAD-binding oxidoreductase, whose protein sequence is MTEGEGGWVDALRARLGDRVSVSAGDLNAHAHDEGTPYTCIPGAVVFARSEADVLATLSTARESRVPVIPWGAGTSLEGAVLPVPGALSLDLSGMDTVGEVDPVGFTVTVGPGVRRMALNRRLRPHGLFFPVDPGADASLGGMAATNASGTTTVRYGGMRENVAALRVALLDGRVLSLGSAARKSSSGYALKHLFIGSEGTLGVITALTLRLHPLPPATASVQLAFPDVASAVLASVTVRGLGVVPERLEFVDAETVRAVNRHRDRRDPEAPTLWAEVAGRDGADVDAQLALLREAAELHGGQVVGEARTPEAQSALWAARHGVYDALRAAWPGHATRIGDVCVPLPALADTVTLALHLLDERGLTAPLVGHIGDGNLHLLMHALPDDAAAWARIDHVLHDLAAHAVAVGGTCTGEHGVGLRKRAYLRAEHGDALDVMRDVKALFDPGGLLNPGKVVGDPDALFEWRSDVPTRP, encoded by the coding sequence TTGACGGAGGGAGAAGGCGGCTGGGTGGACGCCCTGCGCGCCCGGCTGGGGGACCGGGTGAGCGTGTCGGCGGGCGACCTGAACGCCCATGCGCACGACGAGGGCACGCCGTACACCTGCATCCCCGGCGCGGTGGTCTTCGCCCGGTCGGAGGCGGACGTGCTGGCGACCCTGAGCACGGCCCGGGAATCCCGCGTCCCGGTCATACCCTGGGGCGCGGGCACCAGCCTGGAAGGGGCCGTCCTGCCCGTGCCGGGCGCCCTTTCCCTCGACCTGAGCGGTATGGACACGGTGGGAGAGGTGGACCCGGTGGGCTTCACGGTGACGGTCGGGCCGGGGGTGCGCCGCATGGCGCTGAACCGCCGCCTGCGTCCGCACGGGCTGTTCTTCCCGGTGGACCCCGGCGCGGACGCCAGCCTGGGCGGTATGGCCGCCACCAACGCGAGCGGCACCACCACCGTCCGTTACGGCGGGATGCGTGAGAACGTGGCCGCCTTGCGGGTGGCGCTGCTGGACGGGCGTGTCCTGTCGCTGGGCAGCGCGGCCCGCAAGAGCAGCAGCGGCTACGCCCTCAAACACCTCTTCATCGGTTCGGAGGGCACCCTGGGCGTGATCACGGCGCTGACGCTGCGGCTGCACCCGCTCCCGCCCGCCACGGCCAGCGTGCAACTCGCGTTCCCTGACGTGGCGTCCGCCGTGCTGGCGAGCGTGACGGTGCGTGGCCTCGGCGTCGTCCCGGAGCGGCTGGAGTTCGTGGACGCGGAAACCGTGCGGGCGGTGAACCGTCACCGGGACCGCCGGGACCCGGAAGCGCCGACCCTCTGGGCCGAGGTGGCAGGCCGGGATGGGGCCGACGTGGACGCGCAACTCGCCCTGCTGCGGGAGGCGGCGGAACTGCACGGCGGCCAGGTGGTGGGCGAGGCCCGCACGCCGGAAGCGCAAAGCGCCCTGTGGGCCGCCCGCCACGGCGTCTATGACGCGCTGCGCGCCGCCTGGCCCGGCCACGCCACCCGCATCGGTGACGTTTGTGTGCCCCTCCCCGCGCTGGCGGACACCGTGACCCTCGCGCTGCACCTGCTCGACGAACGCGGCCTGACCGCGCCCCTGGTGGGCCACATCGGAGACGGGAACCTGCACCTGCTGATGCACGCGCTGCCTGACGATGCCGCAGCCTGGGCACGCATCGACCACGTGCTGCACGACCTCGCCGCGCACGCCGTCGCGGTCGGCGGCACCTGCACGGGCGAGCATGGCGTGGGCCTCCGCAAGCGTGCCTACCTCCGCGCCGAACACGGCGACGCCCTGGATGTGATGCGGGACGTGAAGGCCCTGTTCGATCCCGGCGGACTGCTGAATCCCGGCAAGGTGGTGGGTGACCCCGACGCTCTGTTTGAATGGAGAAGTGATGTTCCGACCCGACCGTGA
- a CDS encoding ABC transporter substrate-binding protein translates to MKRPVRLLLTALLASSSLALADVRVGVIVSSTGPAASLGIPEKNTVALLPQTIGGQKIVYTVLDDASDTTAAVTAARKLIQDNKVDLIIGTTTTPASLAMIDVVAEAKVPMISLAASEAIIKPVDDKRRWVFKTPQTDAIMAAAIAQHMQQNGVKTVGYIGFNDAYGEGWLNELQKNAAARGIKVVASERYGRSDTSVTGQILKIMAAKPDAVLIGASGVPAVLPQKTLKDRGYAGKIYQTHGVANADFLRVGGKDVEGAILPAGPVLVADQLPATNPNRRVGLNYTQAYESRYGKDSVSTFGAHLWDAGLLMQKAIPAALKKAQPGTPEFRAALRDALESTRNVIGAHGIFNLTPQDHLGLDARSRVMVQVVNGTWKLIK, encoded by the coding sequence ATGAAACGACCCGTCCGTCTGCTGCTCACTGCCCTGCTCGCCTCCTCCTCGCTGGCCCTGGCCGACGTGCGGGTGGGCGTGATCGTGTCCTCGACCGGCCCGGCGGCCAGCCTGGGTATTCCCGAGAAGAACACGGTGGCGCTGCTCCCGCAGACCATCGGCGGGCAGAAGATCGTCTACACGGTCCTCGACGACGCCTCCGACACGACCGCCGCCGTGACCGCCGCCCGCAAGCTGATTCAGGACAACAAGGTGGACCTGATCATCGGCACGACCACCACGCCCGCCTCGCTCGCAATGATCGACGTGGTGGCCGAGGCGAAGGTGCCCATGATCAGCCTCGCGGCGTCCGAGGCGATCATCAAGCCGGTGGACGACAAACGCCGCTGGGTCTTCAAGACCCCCCAGACCGACGCGATCATGGCCGCCGCCATCGCGCAGCACATGCAGCAAAACGGCGTCAAGACCGTCGGCTACATCGGCTTCAACGACGCCTACGGCGAGGGCTGGCTGAACGAACTCCAGAAGAACGCGGCGGCGCGCGGCATCAAGGTGGTCGCCAGCGAACGCTACGGGCGCAGCGACACCAGCGTGACCGGCCAGATTCTGAAGATCATGGCCGCCAAGCCCGACGCCGTGCTGATCGGCGCGTCCGGGGTGCCCGCCGTCCTGCCGCAGAAGACCCTCAAGGACCGGGGCTATGCGGGCAAGATCTACCAGACGCACGGCGTCGCCAACGCCGACTTCCTGCGGGTGGGCGGCAAGGATGTGGAGGGCGCGATCCTGCCCGCCGGGCCGGTGCTGGTCGCGGACCAGCTCCCCGCCACCAACCCCAACCGGCGCGTGGGCCTGAACTACACCCAGGCCTACGAGTCCCGCTACGGCAAGGATTCGGTGAGCACCTTCGGCGCGCACCTGTGGGACGCGGGCCTGCTGATGCAGAAGGCCATCCCGGCCGCGCTCAAGAAAGCCCAGCCCGGCACCCCCGAATTCCGCGCCGCGCTGCGGGACGCCCTGGAAAGTACCCGGAACGTGATCGGCGCGCACGGCATCTTCAACCTCACCCCGCAGGACCACCTGGGCCTCGATGCCCGCAGCCGCGTGATGGTGCAGGTCGTGAACGGGACCTGGAAGCTGATCAAGTAA